In a single window of the Perca flavescens isolate YP-PL-M2 chromosome 18, PFLA_1.0, whole genome shotgun sequence genome:
- the LOC114573646 gene encoding F-box only protein 30, translated as MEEGHGHCMSCVNQRCMVRPQPGISCDLITCPLVCGAVFHSCKVDEHHLMCPLMRVPCLNSGYGCPATLVRNQMYAHLEVCPAGVVCCTMEWNRWPVSCLDYTSYESLSRGVEEVEQLDMALALQDQRTLLESLKVIAMAPTAEGEPLVPVSKENRATDSALLTSASEASTIIESPSQSISSHQPKPPPPGSAKERIACGINGLNEEHFSKLYEATVETARSLAAALDFVSSANSVDSSTVCVNRGEAMQKSKQSNNGDLKTRLEDKTPVAADGLNKREMEEQSVCSSCLRENGALKGDLKIVKTTNGSLSGAMEACLETACPGEVHDDMNAGVSQEPVTPLLASPVHVSQGVTQGAVHVVLEDRGLVILENRGPERKFHNYHFFRGQGLCSLSNGRIGYIPDRSLYRLRPKMEDKAVDTSDLEQDDDPMGLGEIDLITAALLFCLEESRECRKISDTVYVDGYRVDFGTQTFTFPAAILLTNTRVGDIASASACDHAAPQFCYPSPFRTLRLGLVLEALEVEAVPHNRYLPSNPRYQHMFPFVCGQSLRRDQFSSHFTNVHGDIHAGLNGWMEHRCPLAYYGCTFSQRRFYPSTQGAKVVHDRHLRAFGVQPCPREKLSSDFQSDQISGLPIEILWHIAGFLDSFSLCQLSLVSRTMREVCASLLQTRGIVELQWERRQRPGSPGTVTWQIKNRVWRFSTAFSPVLSWGFTNLPSMSDHLKKCHFNIVEHKTEPIPLPAMCTARDGHSLRRVLRHINT; from the exons ATGGAGGAGGGCCATGGTCACTGTATGTCCTGTGTGAACCAGAGATGCATGGTCAGACCTCAACCAGGCATTTCTTGTGATCTTATCACCTGTCCTCTGGTGTGTGGGGCTGTATTTCACTCCTGCAAAGTTGATGAGCACCACCTTATGTGCCCACTGATGAGGGTGCCCTGCCTAAACAGTGGCTATGGTTGCCCCGCCACCCTCGTGCGCAACCAAATGTATGCACACCTTGAAGTGTGTCCAGCTGGAGTGGTGTGTTGCACTATGGAGTGGAACAGATGGCCAGTTAGCTGCCTGGACTATACTTCCTATGAGAGCCTGAGTCGTggggtggaggaggtggagcaGCTTGACATGGCACTTGCTCTTCAGGACCAGCGTACACTACTCGAGTCCCTCAAGGTGATTGCCATGGCACCGACTGCAGAAGGAGAGCCACTTGTCCCTGTTAGTAAGGAGAACAGGGCAACAGATTCAGCTTTGCTTACATCTGCCTCTGAGGCCTCCACCATTATTGAGTCACCTTCACAGTCAATATCCTCGCATCAGCCAAAACCTCCCCCACCAGGCTCGGCAAAGGAAAGAATTGCCTGTGGAATTAATGGCTTGAACGAGGAGCACTTCAGTAAACTCTATGAGGCCACAGTGGAGACTGCGAGAAGCTTAGCTGCTGCGTTGGACTTTGTCAGTAGTGCCAACTCTGTTGACAGCAGCACAGTGTGTGTGAACAGAGGAGAAGCTATGCAGAAGAGTAAACAGAGCAACAATGGGGACCTTAAGACTAGACTGGAAGACAAAACACCTGTAGCTGCTGATGGTTTGAAtaaaagagagatggaggaacAGAGTGTTTGTTCTAGCTGTTTGAGAGAAAATGGGGCTCTGAAAGGTGATCTAAAGattgtaaaaacaacaaatggaTCACTGTCAGGAGCAATGGAGGCCTGTCTGGAGACAGCCTGCCCTGGTGAGGTACACGATGACATGAATGCTGGGGTTTCTCAGGAGCCAGTTACCCCTCTACTGGCATCTCCAGTGCATGTCAGCCAGGGTGTGACACAGGGGGCTGTACATGTGGTCCTGGAAGATAGGGGGCTAGTTATTTTAGAAAACCGCGGCCCAGAGCGCAAGTTCCACAACTACCATTTTTTTAGGGGCCAGGGCCTATGTTCATTATCTAATGGACGGATAGGTTACATCCCAGACAGGTCACTGTATAGATTGCGACCCAAAATGGAGGACAAAGCCGTAGATACCTCGGATCTGGAACAGGATGATGACCCTATGGGTCTCGGAGAAATTGATCTGATCACAGCTGCGCTGCTCTTCTGTTTAGAGGAGTCCCGAGAGTGTAGAAAGATCTCTGACACAGTCTATGTTGATGGCTACCGTGTTGACTTTGGCACACAGACTTTCACTTTCCCTGCAGCAATCTTGCTAACCAACACTAGAGTGGGTGACATTGCCTCTGCATCTGCCTGTGACCATGCTGCCCCCCAATTCTGCTACCCAAGCCCTTTCCGCACTCTCCGCCTCGGCCTTGTCCTGGAAGCTCTGGAGGTCGAGGCAGTCCCACATAACCGCTACCTCCCTTCTAACCCCCGCTACCAGCACATGTTCCCTTTCGTCTGTGGCCAGTCATTGCGCCGGGACCAGTTTTCTTCCCATTTCACAAATGTCCACGGTGACATTCACGCTGGTCTCAATGGTTGGATGGAGCACCGCTGCCCGCTGGCATATTATGGCTGCACATTTTCTCAGCGGaggttttacccatccacccaGGGGGCCAAAGTGGTTCATGACAGGCACCTCAGGGCCTTCGGGGTTCAGCCTTGCCCAAGGGAAAAACTTTCAAGTGACTTTCAGTCTGACCAAATTAGTGGGCTTCCCATCGAGATACTGTGGCACATAGCTGGGTTCCTGGACAGTTTCAGCCTGTGCCAGCTGTCACTGGTGTCACGGACTATGAGGGAGGTGTGTGCCAGTCTCCTCCAAACCAGGGGGATAGTGGAGCTGCAGTGGGAGCGAAGACAACGTCCTGGTTCCCCTGGCACTGTGACGTGGCAGATCAAAAATAGG GTGTGGAGATTCAGCACTGCCTTCAGCCCTGTGTTGTCGTGGGGTTTCACTAATCTCCCCAGCATGTCGGACCATCTGAAGAAGTGCCACTTCAACATAGTGGAGCACAAGACCGAGCCCATACCCCTTCCTGCCATGTGTACTGCACGAGATGGACACTCGCTGCGTCGCGTCCTGCGTCACATTAACACCTGA